The following coding sequences are from one Chitinimonas sp. BJYL2 window:
- the recD gene encoding exodeoxyribonuclease V subunit alpha → MQAELLSPLAASLGDWLARAFPNAAPSALAAATLCASRAGEGHVCIRLDAETGKQWASVLLPALDEWLAALDASGFVGKAGDFTPLIREGTRLYLGRLWADEVTLAEQLRIRAQPIGDAKWPQQVRTSLDPLFAGTTSDDGQRKAAATALLNRIALISGGPGTGKTTTVAKVLAAMVALEPDSRIRLAAPTGKAAARMLEALNGAKAKLGLDLVTLAALPDTAITLHRLLGFRPDSAIPRHHADNPLALDALVVDEASMIDLALLRALLDALPAHARLILLGDKDQLDAVEAGSAFAELVGLAGLSAEGATRLGIATGATVTPSATATASKANFGDAVAMLTVSHRFHADSGIGALARHANQGDVPSALALLQADSHADLHWHAGRVAEWQGKLLATLASQLAPYRAAIEAQDIAAAWAGFDQLRLLCALREGPAGVNTLNTLIETRLWRADPRRQPWYAGRPVIIRSNDAATGLANGDIGLTLSTEDGLRVHFPQQGGWRALAPARLPAHDTAFALTVHQSQGSEFREAWLLLPDDDAAVLSRALVYTAITRARERFVLWGSGTTLAAAIARENRRESGLAERLQVS, encoded by the coding sequence ATGCAGGCTGAACTGCTGTCACCGCTGGCCGCCAGCCTGGGCGACTGGCTGGCGCGCGCCTTCCCCAACGCCGCGCCCTCGGCACTGGCCGCCGCCACGCTCTGCGCCAGCCGCGCGGGCGAAGGCCATGTCTGCATCCGGCTGGATGCCGAAACCGGCAAGCAGTGGGCTAGTGTGCTGCTGCCAGCGCTCGACGAGTGGCTTGCCGCACTCGACGCCAGCGGCTTTGTCGGCAAGGCCGGCGACTTCACCCCGCTGATTCGTGAAGGCACGCGCCTGTATCTGGGCCGCTTGTGGGCCGATGAAGTCACGCTGGCCGAGCAGCTGCGCATTCGCGCCCAGCCCATCGGCGACGCCAAGTGGCCGCAGCAGGTACGCACCTCGCTCGACCCGCTGTTTGCCGGCACAACTAGCGACGACGGTCAGCGCAAAGCCGCTGCCACCGCGCTGCTCAACCGCATCGCCCTGATTTCCGGCGGTCCCGGCACGGGCAAGACGACGACGGTCGCCAAGGTACTGGCCGCAATGGTCGCGCTGGAACCCGACAGCCGCATCCGCCTGGCCGCCCCCACCGGTAAAGCCGCCGCACGCATGCTTGAGGCACTCAACGGTGCCAAAGCGAAGCTGGGCCTCGATCTGGTCACCCTGGCCGCCCTGCCCGATACCGCCATCACCCTGCACCGGCTGCTGGGCTTCCGCCCCGACAGCGCGATACCGCGCCACCACGCCGACAACCCGCTGGCGCTCGATGCGCTGGTCGTGGACGAAGCCTCGATGATCGACCTGGCCCTGCTGCGCGCCTTGCTCGACGCCCTGCCCGCGCATGCTCGCTTGATTCTGCTAGGCGACAAGGATCAGCTCGATGCGGTGGAAGCCGGTAGCGCGTTTGCCGAGTTGGTGGGTTTGGCGGGCTTGAGTGCCGAGGGTGCGACGCGACTCGGGATCGCCACCGGTGCAACCGTCACGCCATCGGCCACAGCCACAGCAAGCAAGGCCAACTTTGGCGACGCCGTCGCCATGCTCACCGTCAGCCACCGCTTCCACGCCGACAGCGGCATCGGCGCACTCGCCCGCCACGCCAACCAAGGCGATGTACCCAGCGCGCTCGCCTTGCTGCAAGCCGACAGCCACGCTGATCTGCACTGGCACGCCGGGCGCGTCGCCGAATGGCAGGGCAAGCTGCTCGCCACGCTAGCCAGCCAGCTGGCACCGTATCGCGCCGCCATCGAAGCGCAGGATATCGCGGCCGCCTGGGCAGGATTCGACCAGCTGCGCCTGCTGTGCGCGCTGCGCGAAGGCCCCGCCGGCGTGAACACCCTCAACACCCTGATCGAAACCCGATTGTGGCGCGCCGACCCGCGCCGCCAGCCCTGGTATGCGGGACGCCCCGTCATCATCCGCAGCAACGACGCTGCCACGGGCCTGGCCAACGGCGATATCGGCCTGACCCTGAGCACAGAAGATGGCCTGCGCGTCCATTTCCCGCAGCAAGGCGGCTGGCGCGCACTGGCCCCGGCACGCCTGCCGGCCCACGACACCGCGTTTGCGCTGACCGTGCACCAATCGCAAGGCTCGGAATTCCGCGAAGCCTGGCTGCTGCTGCCCGACGACGATGCCGCCGTACTCAGCCGCGCGCTGGTCTACACGGCCATCACGCGGGCACGCGAGCGATTTGTGTTGTGGGGATCGGGCACCACCTTGGCCGCCGCGATTGCCCGCGAGAACCGGCGTGAGAGCGGGCTCGCCGAACGTTTGCAGGTCTCCTGA
- the recB gene encoding exodeoxyribonuclease V subunit beta — MSFDLLTARLNGLQLIEASAGTGKTWTIAALYLRLVLEARLTPEQILVVTFTRAATSELRGRIRARLAELADALDGRPADALCAALIADLSAEARADARQRLRAAVSGFDAAAIYTIHGFCQRALGEHALLAGLELGSELITDDADLLQSAFDQAYKQLLASADAGLLDWLVRRGETPDSWCKALSPYLGQPWLQIVAPEAGAVSAAQTGFDAAFAAAQSQWQTDALDDLRARIAAKHFNGQKVRSDWVETSLGRWQRWLAGPSTIEPPDKYDEKSLRRVGMAQLNEALKTPADLPPLWQALDTLLDARTQLLALRQAQIAALQAQVLREVGTTLAAGKQRRGVMSFNDLLLSLAAALNGEHGPALASKLGERYRAALIDEFQDTDPLQFTVFERIFVDQAAPTFLVGDPKQAIYSFRGADLYAYLDARERADARHTLGTNHRSTPELVAGVRQLFRMADAPFLLDALDYPEVGAHDDKPRLCIDARPLAGLSWQWLHEGGAAGAGHPVASSLRGLHDGEGTDTLSKEAGLHAACAHTARTIATLLTLGRAGRATLGERHVAAGDIAVLGTSHRQLNTLQQALGALGVPSVRIGQDSIFATEEAGALLQVLLAMANPVDRSVRAALATHLCGFDAATLLTLADDDSAWEPQLALFRRWQQQWQQRGPLAALESWLLDTGVAERLAGWRDGERRLANLLQLFELVEQAAREHLGASALIAWLRRALAGGHKDADAELLRLESDAARVRLVTIHASKGLQYPIVFCPFVWDGQDGDALLDAADLVNDTTLAVAHENHTAVLDFGSPQRPMRLAQARRERVSEKLRLLYVALTRAESQLCLGWGGISQAERSALGWLLGGGEQAQREPADWHAHVDALLNQHPEQMGWLDLPTPDVAADAQPAAPVITLAKLNRTLRWHWQMNSFSSLTANAHDEQPDHDRRSVVPLADIVSLPYQDIASFPAGARAGVMLHALFETWDFARDDHAALVQHSEQTLAAHGFDTGWAACVARMVQTTLAVPITPAGDRLFGVTPAQKRVELEFTFGLRPFAWSRLAALLADPAHGLPREFADAAARLDSHVGSGYLKGFIDLACELDGRYWIIDYKSNKLGYSTANYTMDAITTEMANAHYYLQALIYCVALHRYLKWRRPGYVYEQHFGGASYLFLRGLEAAMPGQGVWAYAPPLALIEALETLLDGGGAHAG, encoded by the coding sequence TGAGCTTCGACCTCCTCACCGCAAGGCTAAACGGCCTGCAACTGATCGAAGCCAGTGCCGGCACCGGCAAGACCTGGACGATTGCCGCGCTGTACCTGCGCCTGGTGCTCGAAGCGCGGCTCACGCCCGAGCAGATACTCGTGGTCACCTTCACCCGCGCCGCCACCAGCGAGCTGCGCGGCCGAATCCGTGCACGGCTGGCCGAACTGGCCGACGCACTCGATGGCCGCCCGGCCGATGCGCTATGTGCAGCGTTGATTGCCGATCTGTCTGCCGAGGCACGCGCCGATGCCCGCCAGCGCCTGCGCGCCGCCGTATCGGGCTTTGACGCAGCCGCCATCTATACCATCCACGGATTCTGCCAGCGCGCGCTCGGCGAGCATGCGCTGCTGGCCGGTCTGGAACTGGGCAGCGAGCTGATCACCGACGATGCCGATCTGCTGCAATCCGCCTTCGACCAAGCCTACAAACAGCTACTCGCCAGCGCCGATGCCGGCCTGCTCGACTGGCTGGTGCGCCGTGGCGAAACGCCCGATAGCTGGTGCAAGGCACTGTCGCCCTATCTGGGTCAGCCCTGGCTGCAGATCGTCGCACCCGAGGCCGGTGCCGTCAGCGCCGCCCAAACGGGTTTCGACGCCGCCTTCGCCGCGGCGCAATCGCAATGGCAAACCGATGCGCTCGATGACTTGCGCGCGCGCATCGCCGCCAAGCACTTCAACGGCCAGAAGGTGCGCAGCGACTGGGTGGAAACCAGCCTGGGCCGCTGGCAGCGCTGGCTGGCCGGGCCCAGCACCATCGAGCCGCCCGACAAGTACGACGAGAAATCCCTGCGCCGCGTCGGCATGGCACAGCTGAACGAAGCGCTCAAGACCCCAGCCGATCTACCGCCGCTGTGGCAAGCGCTCGACACCCTGCTCGATGCCCGTACGCAGCTGCTCGCCCTGCGCCAGGCGCAGATCGCCGCCCTGCAAGCGCAGGTGCTGCGCGAAGTCGGCACCACGCTGGCCGCCGGCAAGCAACGCCGTGGCGTGATGAGCTTCAACGACCTGCTGCTGAGCCTGGCTGCTGCGCTCAACGGCGAACACGGCCCAGCGCTGGCTAGCAAGCTCGGCGAGCGTTACCGCGCCGCACTGATCGACGAGTTCCAGGACACCGATCCGCTGCAGTTCACCGTGTTCGAGCGCATCTTCGTCGATCAGGCCGCGCCGACCTTTCTGGTGGGCGACCCCAAGCAGGCGATCTATTCGTTCCGCGGCGCCGATCTGTACGCCTATCTCGACGCACGCGAACGCGCCGATGCGCGCCACACGCTGGGCACCAACCACCGCTCCACGCCGGAGCTGGTGGCGGGCGTGCGCCAGCTGTTCAGGATGGCCGATGCGCCGTTCCTGCTCGATGCGCTCGACTACCCCGAAGTCGGTGCGCACGACGACAAGCCGCGACTCTGCATTGATGCGCGGCCTTTGGCCGGCCTGAGCTGGCAGTGGCTGCACGAGGGTGGCGCCGCAGGCGCCGGGCACCCCGTGGCGTCCTCCTTGCGGGGGCTGCATGATGGTGAGGGCACCGACACCCTCAGCAAAGAAGCCGGCCTGCACGCCGCCTGCGCCCATACGGCACGCACGATCGCCACCCTGCTGACCCTGGGCCGGGCTGGCCGCGCCACGCTGGGCGAGCGCCATGTGGCCGCCGGCGATATCGCCGTACTCGGCACCAGCCACCGCCAGCTCAACACGCTGCAACAGGCACTGGGCGCACTCGGCGTACCCAGTGTGCGCATCGGCCAGGACAGCATCTTTGCCACCGAAGAAGCCGGCGCACTGCTGCAAGTGCTGCTGGCCATGGCCAACCCGGTGGACCGCAGCGTGCGCGCCGCGCTGGCCACGCATCTGTGCGGCTTTGATGCCGCCACCCTGCTGACGCTGGCCGACGACGACAGCGCCTGGGAACCGCAGCTCGCACTGTTCCGCCGCTGGCAGCAGCAATGGCAGCAACGCGGCCCGTTGGCGGCGCTGGAGAGCTGGCTGCTCGATACCGGCGTGGCCGAACGGCTGGCCGGCTGGCGCGATGGCGAACGGCGACTGGCCAATCTGCTGCAACTGTTCGAACTGGTCGAACAAGCCGCGCGCGAACATCTGGGCGCCAGCGCGCTGATCGCCTGGCTGCGCCGCGCGCTGGCCGGTGGCCACAAGGATGCCGATGCCGAGCTGCTACGGCTGGAAAGCGACGCCGCGCGGGTGCGCCTGGTCACTATCCATGCGTCCAAGGGCCTGCAATACCCGATCGTCTTCTGTCCCTTTGTCTGGGACGGGCAGGATGGCGACGCGCTGCTCGACGCGGCGGATTTGGTCAACGACACCACCCTCGCCGTCGCGCACGAAAACCACACGGCCGTGCTCGATTTCGGTTCACCGCAACGGCCCATGCGGCTGGCGCAGGCACGCCGCGAGCGCGTGTCCGAAAAGCTGCGCCTGCTGTATGTAGCGCTCACGCGCGCCGAATCGCAGCTGTGTCTGGGCTGGGGCGGTATCAGCCAGGCAGAGCGCTCGGCGCTGGGCTGGTTGCTGGGCGGCGGTGAGCAGGCCCAACGCGAACCGGCCGACTGGCATGCGCATGTCGATGCGCTGCTGAACCAGCACCCCGAACAAATGGGCTGGCTGGACCTGCCCACACCTGACGTTGCCGCCGACGCACAGCCCGCCGCGCCCGTCATCACACTGGCGAAACTAAACCGGACCTTGCGCTGGCACTGGCAGATGAACAGCTTTTCCAGCCTGACTGCCAATGCCCACGACGAACAGCCCGATCACGACCGCCGCAGCGTGGTGCCGCTGGCCGATATCGTCAGCCTGCCGTATCAGGACATCGCCAGCTTCCCCGCCGGCGCGCGCGCCGGGGTGATGCTGCACGCGCTGTTCGAAACCTGGGACTTTGCCCGCGACGACCACGCCGCGCTGGTGCAACACAGCGAACAGACGCTGGCCGCGCATGGCTTTGATACCGGCTGGGCGGCTTGCGTGGCGCGCATGGTGCAGACCACGCTGGCCGTGCCGATCACACCTGCGGGCGACCGCTTGTTTGGCGTGACGCCGGCGCAAAAACGCGTGGAGCTGGAATTCACCTTCGGTCTGCGCCCGTTTGCCTGGTCGCGGCTCGCGGCCTTGCTGGCCGACCCGGCCCATGGCCTGCCGCGCGAGTTTGCCGATGCGGCTGCACGACTCGACAGCCATGTTGGCAGCGGTTACCTCAAGGGCTTCATCGATCTGGCCTGCGAGCTCGATGGCCGCTACTGGATCATCGATTACAAATCCAACAAGCTCGGCTACAGCACGGCCAACTACACGATGGACGCCATCACCACCGAGATGGCCAACGCCCATTACTACCTGCAAGCGCTGATCTACTGCGTGGCACTGCACCGCTACCTCAAGTGGCGACGACCCGGCTATGTGTACGAGCAGCATTTTGGCGGTGCCAGTTACCTGTTCCTGCGTGGCTTGGAGGCCGCCATGCCCGGCCAGGGTGTGTGGGCCTATGCACCGCCACTCGCGCTGATCGAGGCGCTGGAAACCCTGCTCGATGGAGGCGGCGCCCATGCAGGCTGA